Proteins encoded together in one Spodoptera frugiperda isolate SF20-4 chromosome 15, AGI-APGP_CSIRO_Sfru_2.0, whole genome shotgun sequence window:
- the LOC118273283 gene encoding lipase member H-like, which translates to MKTLLLLSVAIAVCAASVLKDPVQGYKEGDRYFYFPGDGDNTLHLVDAEDPVDFSFIEKFTRNPGNNGYWLFTRANPTAAQVIGFGDVDSVINSNIDFSKDSVFLAHGWNGNGGNEMNKVLTEAFLQNGDVNVIVLDWSTLANRGYTTAKSGTAAVGQGLGQFVNWLVSLGMSYEKVHLVGFSLGGHLVGNAGRETEGKVKRITALDPAGPLWGSDNNRVVATDAQYVEVIHTNTGLLGFTDPCGDADFYPNGGSGMPGCWLNSCSHGRAFEYMASSVKYNHLLANECDTLRDATRDRCTGELNAMGNADLSKTRSGIFRVNTERNYPY; encoded by the exons ATGAAGACCTTGTTGCTGTTATCCGTCGCTATAGCAG tttgtgcTGCAAGCGTCCTCAAAGACCCTGTACAGGGTTACAAGGAAGGTGACAGGTACTTCTATTTCCCGGGAGATGGCGATAACACCCTTCACCTTGTCGATGCCGAAGATCCCGTGGATTTCtcatttattgaaaaatttacTAGAAATCCAGGCAATAACGGATACTGGCTCTTTACCAG agCCAATCCTACGGCAGCACAAGTCATTGGGTTTGGTGATGTTGATTctgtaataaattcaaatatagaTTTTTCAAAAGACTCTGTATTTCTGGCACATGGATGGAATGGTAATGGTGGAAACGAAATGAATAAGGTCTTGACTGAAG CATTCCTTCAGAATGGGGATGTAAATGTCATAGTCCTCGACTGGAGTACATTAGCGAACAGAGGTTACACCACAGCAAAAAGTGGAACTGCTGCAGTTGGTCAAGGACTCGGTCAATTCGTAAACTGGCTCGTTTCTTTGGGAATGTCGTACGAAAAAGTACATTTAGTCGGTTTCAGTCTGGGTGGTCATCTCGTTGGAAATGCTGGTAGAGAAACGGAAGGAAAAGTCAAGAGAATTACAG cttTGGACCCCGCTGGACCACTATGGGGTAGTGACAATAACCGCGTAGTGGCTACAGACGCTCAATACGTTGAAGTAATTCATACTAACACTGGTCTACTGGGATTTACTGACCCGTGTGGTGACGCAGATTTTTATCCTAATGGAGGATCTGGAATGCCAGGCTGTTGGTTAAACTCATGTTCTCATGGCCGTGCCTTCGAATACATGGCAAGTTCTGTGAAGTACAATCACCTTCTCGCTAATGAATGTGACACACTACGTGATGCTACTCGCGACAGATGTACAGGAGAGCTTAATGCTATGGGAAACGCAGATCTATCAAAGACAAG ATCGGGTATATTCAGAGTGAACACAGAGAGGAATTATCCATATTAA
- the LOC118273213 gene encoding pancreatic triacylglycerol lipase isoform X3 has translation MKFLVVLAALVALSAGSAIPLVPGDNSHYVEGESRYIWMPDGDGKPHLVDLHEPADEIAIARNGANNQYWLYTRQNPTNAQVLVNGNANSVANSNYRANRGLKVIVHGWNSNGNSGMNPQITSAFLAVQDVNVIVVDWRALANSNYITATNGVPSVGQFLGNFLVWLINTAGGNWNNVHLVGFSLGAHVVGNAGRQAGGRPARVTGLDPAGPNWGGNSNALNGNAGQYVEAIHTDGGLLGIFDRIAHADFYPNGGRNPQPGCWISTCSHGRAPELFASSVRTNHFVGRLCSNLQQAQNVQCTGGTFNMGNGIISKRGNGIFGLQTGSSWPF, from the exons ATGAAGTTTTTGGTAGTGTTAGCTGCCTTGGTTGCAT tGAGCGCTGGAAGCGCTATCCCCTTGGTTCCCGGGGACAACAGCCACTATGTGGAGGGCGAGAGTCGCTACATCTGGATGCCTGATGGTGACGGCAAACCTCACTTAGTGGACTTACATGAACCTGCTGATGAGATTGCAATTGCAAGAAATGGCGCTAACAATCAATATTGGCTGTACACCAG GCAAAATCCTACCAATGCCCAAGTTCTAGTCAACGGAAACGCAAACTCTGTCGCAAACTCCAACTATCGCGCTAACCGTGGCTTGAAAGTGATCGTTCACGGATGGAATAGCAACGGAAACTCAGGAATGAATCCTCAAATCACATCTGCATTCCTCGCAGTCCAAGATGTTAATGTCATCGTAGTCGACTGGCGTGCTCTTGCTAATTCCAACTACATAACTGCCACAAACGGTGTTCCTAGCGTTGGTCAGTTCCTTGGCAACTTCTTGGTCTGGCTCATCAATACCGCAGGTGGAAACTGGAACAACGTTCACCTAGTCGGCTTCAGTTTGGGAGCTCACGTTGTAGGAAACGCTGGCCGTCAGGCTGGCGGTCGTCCAGCTCGCGTCACAG gATTGGACCCAGCTGGACCAAACTGGGGTGGGAATTCTAACGCTCTGAACGGCAATGCTGGTCAGTATGTTGAAGCGATCCACACTGACGGCGGTCTTCTCGGTATCTTCGACCGAATTGCTCACGCAGATTTCTATCCCAACGGTGGTAGAAATCCTCAGCCTGGTTGCTGGATCAGTACGTGCTCACATGGCAGGGCTCCTGAACTCTTTGCATCCAGTGTCCGCACAAACCACTTCGTCGGCAGACTATGCTCCAATCTTCAACAGGCTCAAAATGTCCAGTGCACTGGCGGCACCTTCAATATGGGCAATGGCATTATTTCTAAGCGCgg CAACGGAATATTCGGTCTTCAAACAGGTTCCAGCTGGCCTTTTTAA
- the LOC118273259 gene encoding pancreatic triacylglycerol lipase-like yields MKLLILLASITALCAGSAIPIVPGDNSHYVEGESRYIWMPDGDGKPHLVDLHETADEEAIARNGANNQYWLFTRQNPNNAQIIVNGNANSIRNSNYRANRGLKVIVHGWNSNGNSGMNPLITSAFLAVQDVNVIVVDWRGLANSNYVTASNGVPGIGQHLGNFLVWLINTGGGNWNNVHLVGFSLGAHVVGNAGRQASGRPARVTGLDPAGPGWGGNSNALNRNAGQYVEAIHTDGGRLGIFDRIADGDFYPNGGRNPQPGCSNSDCSHGRAPDLFASSVRTNHFVGRQCSNIQQAQNNQCTGSALNMGNGVISKRGNGIFGLRTGSSWPF; encoded by the exons ATGAAGTTATTGATATTATTGGCCAGTATTACTGCGT TATGCGCTGGTAGCGCCATTCCTATCGTGCCTGGGGATAACAGCCACTATGTGGAGGGTGAGAGTCGCTACATCTGGATGCCTGATGGTGACGGCAAACCTCACTTAGTAGACTTACATGAAACTGCTGATGAGGAAGCAATCGCAAGAAACGGCGCTAACAACCAATATTGGCTGTTTACTAG ACAAAATCCAAATAATGCCCAAATAATCGTAAACGGTAACGCAAACTCAATTCGAAACTCTAACTATCGCGCGAATCGTGGCTTGAAGGTGATTGTACACGGATGGAACAGCAATGGAAACTCCGGAATGAATCCTCTCATTACATCAGCGTTCCTCGCAGTCCAAGATGTGAACGTTATCGTAGTTGACTGGCGTGGTCTTGCTAATTCCAACTACGTAACTGCTAGTAATGGGGTTCCTGGCATTGGCCAGCATCTTGGCAACTTCTTGGTTTGGCTCATCAACACTGGCGGTGGAAACTGGAACAACGTCCACTTGGTCGGCTTCAGTTTAGGAGCTCATGTTGTAGGAAATGCTGGGCGTCAGGCTAGTGGTCGTCCAGCTCGTGTTAcag GCCTGGACCCAGCTGGACCGGGATGGGGTGGCAACTCTAATGCTCTAAACAGAAATGCTGGTCAATATGTCGAAGCTATTCACACTGATGGTGGTCGCCTCGGAATCTTCGATCGGATTGCTGACGGTGACTTTTACCCCAATGGTGGTAGGAATCCGCAACCAGGCTGCTCGAATAGTGATTGCTCCCACGGTAGAGCTCCTGATCTCTTCGCTTCTAGTGTCCGAACCAATCACTTCGTTGGCAGACAATGCTCCAATATCCAACAAGCTCAGAACAATCAGTGCACCGGCAGTGCTCTAAACATGGGCAACGGAGTTATTTCAAAACGAGG AAATGGAATCTTTGGACTACGCACTGGATCCAGCTGGCCTTTCTAA
- the LOC118273216 gene encoding lipase member H-like: MKCLLLLFVLIAACAAGVLKDPVQGYKEGDRYFYFPGDGDDTLHLVDAEEPVDLDFIEEYTRNPANNGYWLFTRSNPGSAQVLVHGNAASVSNSNIDFAKTTVFLAHGWNGDGGNTMNKLLTEAFLQNDDVNVIVLDWSRLANRGYTTAKRGTSEVGRGLGRFVNWLAELGLSYERVHLVGFSLGGHLVGNAGRETGSRVKRITALDAAAPLWGTDRSRLARTDGQYVEVMHTETTVLGWGDPLGDADFYPNGGSNMPGCWAIGISCSHSRSYKYMASSVKYNHLLANECNSLRDANRDRCHGDLHPMGNSDLNKSLTGIFRVNTGSNYPY, encoded by the exons ATGAAGTGCTTGTTGCTTTTATTCGTCCTTATAgcag cATGTGCTGCAGGCGTCCTCAAAGACCCTGTACAGGGTTACAAGGAAGGTGACAGGTACTTCTATTTCCCGGGAGATGGCGACGACACTCTCCACCTTGTCGATGCGGAGGAGCCAGTTGATTTAGATTTCATTGAAGAATATACCCGAAATCCAGCTAACAACGGATATTGGCTTTTCACCAG ATCTAATCCCGGTTCGGCCCAAGTCTTAGTTCATGGCAATGCAGCCTCCGTGAGCAACTCAAATATCGATTTTGCAAAGACTACAGTATTCCTTGCTCATGGTTGGAACGGTGATGGTGGAAACACGATGAACAAACTGCTCACGGAag CATTTCTGCAGAACGATGACGTCAATGTTATTGTCCTCGACTGGAGTCGTTTAGCAAACAGGGGCTACACTACAGCAAAGCGCGGAACTTCCGAAGTTGGTAGAGGACTCGGTCGCTTTGTGAACTGGCTCGCCGAATTGGGATTGTCATACGAAAGAGTTCACTTGGTAGGATTCAGTCTTGGTGGTCATCTTGTAGGAAACGCCGGAAGGGAAACTGGTTCCAGAGTGAAGAGAATTACAG CTTTGGACGCCGCTGCTCCACTTTGGGGCACAGACCGCAGCCGTCTAGCGCGTACTGATGGTCAGTATGTAGAAGTGATGCATACTGAAACTACTGTACTAGGATGGGGTGATCCGTTGGGTGACGCTGACTTTTACCCTAACGGAGGCTCTAACATGCCTGGCTGCTGGGCTATTGGAATTTCATGTTCCCACAGCCGTTCCTATAAATACATGGCCAGCTCCGTGAAATACAATCACCTTCTTGCCAACGAATGCAACAGTCTAAGGGACGCTAATCGCGATAGATGTCATGGTGACTTACACCCCATGGGCAATAGCGATCTCAACAAATCTCT aACTGGAATATTCAGAGTCAACACTGGCAGCAATTATCCATACTAA
- the LOC118273242 gene encoding lipase member H-like, with protein sequence MKCLLLLFFVITACAGGVLKDPVQGYKESDRYILMAGDGDDSLHLVDTEEPADTKFIEEYTRNPANNAYWLFTRSNPTVRQHLVQGNTGSVTNSNFHFGKITVFLAHGWNGNGANEMNRQLTQAFLQNADVNVIVLDWSQLANRGYTTAKGGTAEVGRGLGRFIIWLAGLGMSYDRVHLVGFSLGGHLVGNAGRETGSRVRRITALDPAGPLWDNDRNRIVRTDGRYVEVIHTETTMTGYAGLCGDADFYPNGGSNMPGCLATALSCSHSRAYEYMASSVRYNRLLANQCGSLSDATRDRCTGSLNPMGNSDINKSRAGIFRVNTGRNYPF encoded by the exons ATGAAGTGCTTATTGCTGCTCTTTTTCGTCATAACag CATGTGCTGGAGGCGTCCTCAAAGACCCTGTTCAGGGTTACAAAGAAAGTGACAGGTATATCCTCATGGCAGGAGATGGCGACGATTCTCTTCACCTTGTTGATACTGAGGAGCCAGCTGATACTAAATTTATTGAAGAATATACTAGAAATCCCGCTAACAATGCTTATTGGCTTTTTACCAG gTCTAACCCTACTGTACGTCAACATTTAGTGCAGGGAAATACAGGTTCGGTAACGAACTCGAATTTTCACTTTGGAAAGATCACGGTATTTCTCGCTCATGGCTGGAACGGCAACGGTGCAAACGAAATGAATAGACAGCTCACTCAag catTTTTACAGAACGCCGATGTCAATGTCATTGTTCTCGATTGGAGTCAATTGGCCAACAGGGGTTATACCACAGCCAAGGGAGGTACTGCTGAAGTAGGAAGAGGACTCGGTCGATTTATAATCTGGCTCGCTGGATTGGGAATGTCATACGATAGAGTACACTTAGTAGGTTTCAGTCTTGGTGGTCACCTTGTTGGAAACGCGGGCAGAGAAACAGGCTCTAGAGTCAGGAGGATCACAG CTTTGGATCCTGCTGGTCCTCTTTGGGATAATGACCGCAACCGTATAGTGAGGACAGATGGCCGTTACGTAGAAGTAATCCACACAGAAACAACAATGACTGGATATGCCGGTTTGTGTGGTGACGCTGATTTTTACCCTAATGGAGGATCAAACATGCCTGGCTGCTTGGCTACCGCACTTTCATGTTCCCATAGCCGTGCTTACGAATATATGGCTAGCAGTGTAAGATACAACCGTCTCTTAGCCAATCAATGTGGAAGTCTTAGTGATGCTACCCGTGATAGATGTACAGGCTCTCTAAACCCCATGGGTAACAGCGATATCAATAAGTCACG AGCTGGAATATTTAGAGTCAACACAGGCCGAAACTACCCATTCTGA
- the LOC118273213 gene encoding pancreatic triacylglycerol lipase isoform X1: MKFLVVLAALVALSAGGAIPLVPGDNSHYVEGESRYIWMPDGDGKPHLVDLHEPADEEAIARNGANNQYWLYTRQNPTNAQILVNGNANSVANSNYRANRGLKVIVHGWNSNGNSGMNPQITSAFLAVQDVNVIVVDWRALANSNYITATNGVPSVGQFLGNFLVWLINTAGGNWNNVHLVGFSLGAHVVGNAGRQAGGRPARVTGLDPAGPNWGGNSNALNGNAGQYVEAIHTDGGLLGIFDRIANGDFYPNGGRNPQPGCWASTCSHGRAPELFASSVRTNHFVARQCSNLQQAENVQCSGSAFNMGNGIISKRGNGIFGLRTGSNWPF, from the exons ATGAAGTTTTTGGTAGTGTTAGCTGCCTTGGTTGCAT TGAGCGCTGGAGGCGCTATCCCCTTGGTTCCCGGGGACAACAGCCACTATGTGGAGGGTGAGAGTCGCTACATCTGGATGCCTGATGGTGACGGCAAACCTCACTTAGTAGACTTACATGAACCTGCTGATGAGGAAGCAATCGCAAGAAACGGCGCTAACAACCAATATTGGCTGTACACCAG GCAAAATCCTACCAATGCCCAAATTCTAGTCAACGGAAACGCAAACTCTGTCGCAAACTCCAACTATCGCGCTAACCGTGGCTTGAAAGTGATCGTTCACGGATGGAATAGCAACGGAAACTCAGGAATGAATCCTCAAATCACATCTGCATTCCTCGCAGTCCAAGATGTTAATGTCATCGTAGTCGACTGGCGTGCTCTTGCTAATTCCAACTACATAACTGCCACAAACGGTGTTCCTAGCGTTGGTCAGTTCCTTGGCAACTTCTTGGTCTGGCTCATCAATACCGCAGGTGGAAACTGGAACAACGTCCACTTGGTCGGCTTCAGTTTGGGAGCTCACGTTGTAGGAAACGCTGGTCGCCAAGCTGGCGGTCGCCCGGCCCGAGTCACAG GTTTGGACCCAGCTGGACCAAACTGGGGTGGAAACTCCAATGCACTAAATGGCAATGCTGGTCAATACGTTGAAGCGATCCACACTGATGGTGGACTTCTTGGTATCTTCGACCGAATTGCTAATGGAGACTTCTACCCTAACGGCGGCAGAAATCCTCAACCTGGTTGCTGGGCCAGTACGTGTTCACATGGCAGGGCTCCTGAACTTTTTGCATCCAGTGTCCGAACAAACCACTTCGTCGCCAGACAATGCTCCAATCTTCAACAGGCTGAAAATGTCCAGTGTTCTGGCAGTGCTTTCAATATGGGCAACGGAATCATTTCTAAACGCGg CAACGGAATATTCGGTCTACGCACAGGATCTAACTGGCCTTTCTAA
- the LOC118273155 gene encoding lipase member H-like — protein sequence MKYLLLLFFAISACTAGVLKDPVEGYKEGDRYFYFPGDGDDTLHLVDAEEPADFKFIEEYTRNSANNAYWLFTRSNPTSRQVLVQGNAASVTNSNFHFGKITVFLAHGLNGYGDNDMNKKLTQAFLQNADVNVIVLDWHRLADQVYTTARAGTAEVGRGLGRFIIWLAGLGMSYDRVHLVGFSLGGHLVGNAGRETGSRVRRITALDPAGPFWDNDPNRLVRTDARYVEVIHTEISFTGFRDLCGDADFYPNGGSNMPGCTNTLTPLSCSHGRAYEYMASSVKYNHLLANQCGSLNDATNNRCTGSLNPMGNSDINKSRAGIFRVNTRQDYPF from the exons ATGAAGTACTTGTTGCTGCTCTTTTTCGCCATTTCGG catGCACTGCCGGCGTCCTCAAAGACCCTGTAGAGGGTTACAAGGAAGGTGACAGGTACTTCTATTTCCCGGGAGATGGCGACGACACTCTCCACCTTGTCGATGCGGAGGAGCCAGCAGATTTCAAATTTATTGAAGAATACACTAGAAACTCTGCTAACAACGCGTATTGGCTGTTTACAAG ATCTAATCCCACTTCACGTCAAGTCTTAGTGCAGGGAAATGCAGCTTCAGTCACTAACTCAAACTTTCACTTTGGAAAAATCACAGTATTTCTCGCTCATGGTTTGAACGGGTATGGAGATAATGATATGAATAAAAAGCTAACACAAG CATTTTTACAAAATGCCGACGTCAACGTAATTGTTCTCGATTGGCATCGGTTGGCGGACCAGGTTTATACCACAGCGAGAGCAGGAACTGCTGAAGTAGGAAGAGGACTCGGTCGATTTATAATCTGGCTCGCTGGATTGGGAATGTCATACGACAGAGTACACTTAGTAGGTTTCAGTCTTGGTGGTCACCTTGTTGGTAACGCGGGCAGAGAAACAGGCTCTAGAGTCAGGAGGATCACAG CTTTGGACCCTGCTGGTCCCTTTTGGGATAATGACCCTAACCGTTTAGTAAGGACAGACGCTCGTTACGTAGAAGTAATCCACACGGAAATATCATTTACTGGATTTAGAGATTTGTGTGGTGACGCTGATTTTTACCCTAATGGAGGATCAAACATGCCTGGTTGTACGAATACACTTACGCCACTTTCATGTTCCCATGGCCGTGCCTACGAATACATGGCTAGCAGTGTAAAATACAACCATCTCCTAGCTAACCAATGTGGAAGTCTTAATGATGCTACCAATAACAGATGCACAGGATCTCTAAACCCCATGGGTAACAGCGATATCAACAAATCACG AGCTGGAATATTCAGAGTCAACACACGCCAGGACTACCCATTCTGA
- the LOC118273213 gene encoding pancreatic triacylglycerol lipase isoform X2 gives MKFLVVLATAIALSAGSAIPLVPGDNSHYVEGESRYIWMPDGDGKPHLVDLHEPADEIAIARNGANNQYWLYTRQNPTNAQVLVNGNANSVANSNYRANRGLKVIVHGWNSNGNSGMNPQITSAFLAVQDVNVIVVDWRALANSNYITATNGVPSVGQFLGNFLVWLINTAGGNWNNVHLVGFSLGAHVVGNAGRQAGGRPARVTGLDPAGPNWGGNSNALNGNAGQYVEAIHTDGGLLGIFDRIAHADFYPNGGRNPQPGCWISTCSHGRAPELFASSVRTNHFVGRLCSNLQQAQNVQCTGGTFNMGNGIISKRGNGIFGLQTGSSWPF, from the exons ATGAAGTTTTTAGTAGTGTTAGCAACCGCAATAGCGT tGAGCGCTGGAAGCGCTATCCCCTTGGTTCCCGGGGACAACAGCCACTATGTGGAGGGCGAGAGTCGCTACATCTGGATGCCTGATGGTGACGGCAAACCTCACTTAGTGGACTTACATGAACCTGCTGATGAGATTGCAATTGCAAGAAATGGCGCTAACAATCAATATTGGCTGTACACCAG GCAAAATCCTACCAATGCCCAAGTTCTAGTCAACGGAAACGCAAACTCTGTCGCAAACTCCAACTATCGCGCTAACCGTGGCTTGAAAGTGATCGTTCACGGATGGAATAGCAACGGAAACTCAGGAATGAATCCTCAAATCACATCTGCATTCCTCGCAGTCCAAGATGTTAATGTCATCGTAGTCGACTGGCGTGCTCTTGCTAATTCCAACTACATAACTGCCACAAACGGTGTTCCTAGCGTTGGTCAGTTCCTTGGCAACTTCTTGGTCTGGCTCATCAATACCGCAGGTGGAAACTGGAACAACGTTCACCTAGTCGGCTTCAGTTTGGGAGCTCACGTTGTAGGAAACGCTGGCCGTCAGGCTGGCGGTCGTCCAGCTCGCGTCACAG gATTGGACCCAGCTGGACCAAACTGGGGTGGGAATTCTAACGCTCTGAACGGCAATGCTGGTCAGTATGTTGAAGCGATCCACACTGACGGCGGTCTTCTCGGTATCTTCGACCGAATTGCTCACGCAGATTTCTATCCCAACGGTGGTAGAAATCCTCAGCCTGGTTGCTGGATCAGTACGTGCTCACATGGCAGGGCTCCTGAACTCTTTGCATCCAGTGTCCGCACAAACCACTTCGTCGGCAGACTATGCTCCAATCTTCAACAGGCTCAAAATGTCCAGTGCACTGGCGGCACCTTCAATATGGGCAATGGCATTATTTCTAAGCGCgg CAACGGAATATTCGGTCTTCAAACAGGTTCCAGCTGGCCTTTTTAA